From Methylococcus capsulatus:
GCCGCTGCACTCGCTTGCGATTCACAACATGCCCCTGACGCCCCAGATACACGACCATCCGCCGGCGGCCGTAAAACGGCCGCCGCGTGTACTCCTCGTCGATCAGCCGGCACAGCAGCAGGTCTTCCTCCGACTCCATCGCCGTCTCTTGCCGGCCGTGGTAGGTCGCGCGGGCCACCCCCGCCAACGCGCACTGCCGTACCAGCGCCAGACCGCCTTCCCGCTCGATCCAGCCCATTCTCGTGTCGGCGCTCATGGTCCGGACTTTTTTTGAGCCCGTCCAGTTCCCTCTTCAGCCGCCCAATCTCCTCGTACCGTCGATCTTCCTCTGCGTGCGCCGGCGGCTTGGGGCCGCGCTGGCCTTCGAATAGCGTCGCCGCGTGCTCCAGAATCCCCTTCTTCCACTGCCTGACCTCCCACCGGATGCACCTCGTACCGCTGCCCAATCTCGTTGATCGTCTTCATGCCCCGCGCCGCTTCCAGTCCAACCTTCGCCTTGAATTCCGCGCTATGCACCTTGCGCTTCTTGCCTTCCGTCATGCCATCGTCCTCCCGCGACGACAGCTTAAACCGGTGTCTCAAAATCAGGGACCACTATACCTGAAGCGGCTGCGCTGTCGCCGTCGCTTCGGGCTGCGCCCTGCATGACGTCGACAGCGCAAACAGGATCAACCACTTACCTGATCACCAATTTGCACAACTAGACGCACACAACTCATTTCCGCCAGAAACTTCTCCCACCGGCTTTGGCGTTTTTTGCTGGCGTATTCGAGTTCGGCAAAACCGGTTGGGGTCGGTGTGTTCTTCGGCTGTTCCAGGCTGCGATAAGGTAGGTGTCACGTCCCGGACGATCATAAATACGCCGATGAAAGAGATTGGGATGAGTTGTATACCCGGCTTTCATGCCTTGGATCGGAGTCTGGCTGCCGAGCGCGGATTGGGGCAGGTGGTAGTGGAGAGGGTGACATCACGGTGCAGGGTCTGCTGCAAATTGAGGGCCGAATCGAAGGGATGGGTCTTGAGGATATCGGCGATGCGGCCATTGAAACGCTCGACCATCCCCTGGGTTTGCCCGCCCCGTCCTTGGGGCTCGCCCGGCGGGCCCGCCGAAGGCGGTCCCCCTTTGCTCCCGGCAAAGGGGTGGGGGCTCCGGGGCGGCGTCAGGCGGTGTTCCATCCCCAAGGCGTGGCCCAGTTGATCGAATTCGTGCTGGCCGGCAGGAGCCCGGACGCGGTTGCCAAACGGACGGTCGGTGCATGGCTCATCCCCTCCCAGGGGTTCGTCCCTTCGGGACCCGCGCGGCGGTCCAAAGTCGCTGCCGGCGACTTTATCCTTGCCGTTGTCGGTAAGCCGTTTGGAAATTTTGATCGGACAGGCCTTGTGCAGGGCCTTGAGGAACGCCGGCGCGGAGGCGGCGGTCTTGTTCGGCTTGACCGCGATGAACAGCCAGCGGGTGGCGCGGTCGATCGCGACGAACAAGTCACGGCGCGAGGTTCCGTCCTGCCTCCGCGGCAGGTAAGTCAACTTCGTTGCTCTGCGAGTCAACTTCGTTGCTCTGCGAGTCAACTTCGTTGCTCTGCGAGTCAACTTCGTTGCTCTGCGAGTGACGTCCCTGTGGAGAAAGCCCGGCGCATAGGCCTTGAAGGGTTTGGACGGCGCCTTTTCTACGGGCGGCAGCAGGTTACGGCGACAGCCGACCCCGTGACGGCGCAGACGGCGGTCCCGCCCGGAGCGGGACACCGCCGGGGGCAGACTCGAAGAGCAGCGAAGCTGAAACTCGCGGGTCACGGCGAGCCGGTCATCCAGGGGCAACGAGAGGGTTTTGCGCAGATACACCACAAGGGTTTCTTGCGCCGGGGTCAGCGTGGTTTGCAGGCGCTGCGCCGTGGGCGACCGGTCGTTGAACGCCGTGCGCGATTTCCACTGGCGGACGGTGGCCTCCGTCACGGTGTACCGGCGCGCCAACACCCGGATGGGATCCTGACTTGGGGTTATCTCGGCTCGCGCTGCCGGGGTCGTGCGGGCTGGTTTATGCAGAGCGATCTGCATGGGACGGACTCTCTTACGTCGATATCACATGATGGCGCGAAATGCGCCGTCAACAGCGCTCGCGCATAGAATAACGGATAACGCCTTTCGTCTTATAGGATCGTCCGGGATGCGACACCTAGGGGCAGGGCGGTGGTTCACGGCCCACGAGCCGGCGGCTCCGCGTCTTCCAGGGCTGCCAGTTCGGCGTCGGAAAACGCCCGCGACCGCGTCAGAAAACGCAGGCCTTCCGGCCCTTCCAGCGAAAACATGCCGCCCCGGCCCGGCACGACGTCGATCAGGAGCTGCGTGTGCTTCCAGTAGTCGAACTGGGCCGCGGACATATAGAACGGACATCCTCCGATGTCTCCCAGCCGCACGTCCGAGTTGCCCACCAGGAGTTCCCCGATGGGATAGCACATGGGGGAGCTGCCGTCGCAGCACCCGCCGGACTGGTGGAACATCAGCGGACCGTGCCTTGCGATCAGCCGTCCGATCAAGGCTAGGGCG
This genomic window contains:
- a CDS encoding DUF779 domain-containing protein, whose protein sequence is MASPAALALIGRLIARHGPLMFHQSGGCCDGSSPMCYPIGELLVGNSDVRLGDIGGCPFYMSAAQFDYWKHTQLLIDVVPGRGGMFSLEGPEGLRFLTRSRAFSDAELAALEDAEPPARGP